A genomic window from Klebsiella quasipneumoniae subsp. quasipneumoniae includes:
- the dpaA gene encoding peptidoglycan meso-diaminopimelic acid protein amidase, translated as MRKIALFIAMLLLPCMSFAGLLSSNSPTTPVSKEYKQQLMGSPVYIEIFKEERMLDLYVKMGETYQLLDSYRICNYSGGLGPKQRQGDFKSPEGFYNVTRSQLKPDSRFYKAINIGFPNAYDRAHGYEGKYLMIHGDCVSVGCYAMTDSGIDEIFQFVTGALVFGQPSVQVSIYPFRMTNANMERHKYSYYADFWKQLKPGYDYFQQTHKPPVVSVTDGRYVVSKPLSHEVVQPQLASNYTLPETK; from the coding sequence ATGCGCAAAATCGCATTATTTATTGCGATGCTTCTGCTGCCGTGCATGTCATTTGCCGGGCTGCTCAGCAGCAACAGCCCGACGACGCCGGTTAGCAAAGAATATAAGCAGCAATTAATGGGTTCACCGGTTTACATTGAGATCTTTAAAGAAGAGCGCATGCTCGACCTTTACGTCAAAATGGGTGAGACCTACCAGCTCCTCGACAGCTATCGGATCTGCAACTACTCCGGAGGCCTGGGCCCGAAACAGCGCCAGGGCGATTTCAAGAGTCCGGAAGGGTTCTATAACGTCACCCGCAGCCAGCTCAAACCCGACAGCCGCTTCTATAAAGCGATCAATATCGGCTTCCCGAACGCCTACGATCGCGCCCATGGTTATGAAGGGAAATACCTGATGATCCACGGCGACTGCGTCTCTGTCGGCTGCTACGCTATGACCGACAGCGGGATCGATGAGATCTTCCAGTTCGTGACCGGCGCCTTAGTCTTCGGTCAGCCAAGCGTGCAGGTGAGTATCTATCCGTTCCGCATGACCAACGCCAATATGGAACGCCACAAATACTCCTACTATGCGGATTTCTGGAAACAGCTGAAGCCTGGCTATGATTATTTCCAGCAAACCCACAAACCGCCGGTCGTATCAGTGACCGACGGCCGCTATGTGGTGAGCAAGCCGCTCAGCCACGAGGTTGTCCAGCCGCAGCTGGCCTCAAACTATACGCTCCCCGAGACAAAATAA